In Onychostoma macrolepis isolate SWU-2019 chromosome 06, ASM1243209v1, whole genome shotgun sequence, one DNA window encodes the following:
- the nfe2l2b gene encoding nuclear factor erythroid 2-related factor 2b, giving the protein MDDPSAQFQHEDLIDILWRQNVDLGVERAIFDGCLRQREEITRARERELKREREFERIMQRLQKLDKETGECLPSPSSVNSQAVPFSETLHSTEFTQHSPVTQNPLLSALLFSRKSQKPPSQEQAFSELLSLPDLQYYLDVLESDVSSLPLEDITEICHQNLPEPQSENSTDELCGVTQTISDSFEVAQPLSCISSDPVEILETCIQAFSDPGNPTPSPSNTIYSCSTPESQVILPQCNINSSDSTLSEFCPYTINTSKPEQLNSAPERDAPQTLLQFEERHVLLGFDDSASVGSVDLETSLYAADTFSNGQSDKDELESIQSDNTDLLHLSLHSDAVEATLYETVTSAQHQTQNESTPKYSPKANPLTTSRAAGVRRAYRDEQRAQAMSLPLSVHDIINLPVEAFNEAISSCKLNNAQHTLIRDIRRRGKNKMAAQSCRKRKLDSLVDLEEEIEGLKREEQQIKEENERNTRELHETKEKLRKLYNEVFRQLRDEHGNSYNPREYKLQHSTDGTVYLLPRGTANKTNTPTEDLPFSL; this is encoded by the exons GATTTGATTGATATTTTATGGAGGCAGAATGTCGACTTGGGGGTTGAGCGAGCGATCTTTGATGGATGTCTTCGGCAGAGAGAGGAGATCACAAGAGCAAGAGAAAGAGagttaaaaagagagagagagtttgaaaGGATAATGCAAAGGTTACAGAAACTAGACAAGGAAACTGGAGAATGTTTGCCAAGTCCTTCATCTGTGAACTCCCAG GCTGTGCCCTTCTCAGAGACATTGCATTCTACAGAGTTTACTCAGCATTCACCTGTTACCCAGAATCCCCTGCTGTCTGCACTGCTATTCTCTCGGAAGtctcagaagcctccttctcaaGAGCAGGCTTTTAGTGAACTGCTGTCACTGCCGGACTTACAG TATTATTTGGATGTCCTGGAGTCTGATGTGTCAAGCTTGCCCCTAGAGGATATCACCGAAATCTGCCACCAGAACCTGCCCGAGCCACAGAGTGAAAACTCAACAGATGAGTTATGTGGCGTTACACAGACAATATCAGACTCTTTTGAGGTTGCTCAGCCTTTGTCATGCATATCCTCAGATCCCGTAGAGATCCTAGAAACATGCATACAGGCATTCTCAGATCCAGGAAATCCTACACCTTCACCTTCAAATACAATTTACAGCTGCAGTACCCCTGAGAGTCAAGTGATTTTACCTCAATGCAACATAAACTCAAGCGATTCAACCCTTAGTGAGTTTTGCCCATATACTATCAATACCAGTAAACCTGAACAATTAAATAGTGCACCTGAAAGGGACGCTCCTCAAACGCTTTTACAATTTGAGGAGCGCCACGTTCTGCTGGGGTTTGATGACTCCGCTTCTGTTGGCTCTGTGGATTTAGAGACATCCCTCTACGCTGCTGACACCTTCAGTAATGGCCAATCAGACAAGGATGAGCTGGAGAGCATCCAATCAGATAACACCGATCTGCTGCATTTATCTCTACACTCTGATGCTGTGGAGGCAACGCTGTATGAAACTGTTACGTCTGCACAACACCAAACTCAAAATGAATCAACACCTAAATATTCACCTAAAGCAAATCCCTTAACCACAAGCAGAGCTGCAGGTGTCCGGCGCGCATATCGTGATGAACAGCGGGCCCAAGCCATGAGTTTGCCGCTTAGTGTGCATGACATCATCAACCTGCCCGTGGAAGCATTTAACGAAGCCATCAGCTCTTGCAAACTCAACAACGCTCAACATACCCTCATCAGAGACATTCGAAGACGTGGTAAAAACAAGATGGCAGCCCAGAGCTGTCGCAAACGAAAGCTGGATAGTCTCGTTGATCTCGAAGAAGAGATTGAGGGGCTGAAGAGGGAGGAGCAGCAAATCAAGGAAGAAAATGAGAGGAACACTAGAGAACTTCATGAGACGAAAGAGAAGCTCAGGAAACTTTACAATGAGGTGTTCAGACAGCTGAGAGATGAACATGGAAACTCCTACAACCCTAGAGAATACAAACTACAGCACAGCACTGACGGCACGGTTTACCTGCTGCCACGTGGCACAGCCAACAAGACAAATACGCCAACAGAGGATTTACCTTTTTCTTTATAA